ATGTCTCATCAATCAAAGCAGCTCTAAACAACATCCCCAAACTCATTTCATTAAAAGGCATTCTGTCTGTGCAAGCTACTGGCTCCACTTGCATTCGCTGAACTAATTAGTTTCCCCCTTCACCTACTTTTTTTTACCCCCACCAGCAGTGTGAATGTTAAATGTTTGTTTAAGATGTACAGAAATGTAATTCTATGTTTTATGTCAGCTTAAGcacattgttttggtttttctctttttgcggCTTGGATAAAACTCAGATCACATTTATGTGAATCTGCACTTGTCGGTTTACAGAGCAGTCAACTCCATGGAAACAGAAGTGTAAGAGAAAGGACGTGCAAGGGTTAAACATCAGTAATAACCTATAATACTGGACATAAACACTGAACAGAATGGCACAATGACCACGCATGTATAAATTAAAGGAATACAATGTAAAACAAGATGATTTTGGTAGCCAGCCCAAGTGTAACCTTAAAGGAATCATTGTTTCTGCAAATTAACCACAAACACTTAGCAAACAATGTTATCATCACTCAGCTCCTTTTGAAAGTAGAGGACATTTCAGCATTTGTTGGTGTAATGTACTAGACTTCTAAGTTGTGTTACCTCAGTGATCTCCTCCTTCGCCTGCTgcagtttctctggtttattaGACCACAGCAGCTTGGCTTCagcctccctcttcttctgcaGTGTGCTCTGACCCTCCTGCCATCGTTGCCAGGCGCGCATGCGCTGTTCAAAACTCCCCTGTGgacattcatttttaaattgttgaaaTACAGCCGTTACAACACTTAATTATGCATACCAAAGAGAAAACAAGTTGTAGTATAACCACTGAAGGTCTTTCTAAAATCGTTTTATTGCTATTTTCAGTTGCCAATTGAGGTACTTACAGTATCTTTATGTCAAGCAGCAAGATTGTGACCTAGCATGTTAATTCAGACTGCAAGCTGGCATTAGATACATGAAATGATAACCGTAAACTATGACAGTTTACACTTTCTACAAACAGTTTGTCTTTCTAGCGTGGATATTTAGGTGAAGCTCAATAAATATGCCCAAAAGTCTTGCagagccaatcaaatcagtctatCCTTGTAGAGTGTCTCTGGGTGGGCTTAACACGATACTGACAGAGTGGTGGTGTTGCAGTCTAGATGTAAACAATGAACACAAGATGGGACTTAAATTATTCCTTTGCAAAGTAGATGCATTTTCCGTTTCGCTGACAGGCTGCAGCAAacgttttatttagttttctacACAATAAACTCTCCTGTTGGCTCATTTCCGTCATTTTGAATACGTCACCTTGTTTGTTACTCCGATTGATCGAACCGCTAACCAACTGTGTGCAAAGGCAGGAGGAACCTGAAAAACCTCCTCCATCTTTAAAATTTGCTCATGTAAGCACCGTGGCTTCCCAGTAGCAACTGCCTGCACTGAAGCATTAATCATTACATTTCTGGGGAGACGAATGTTAGGCTAGAGTGGAGGTTACAGCATGGGGCCTCCAGCTGCAGCTGACCTACGTCATCGGTTCAATATACGGTAAATGCACCAATTACTTTATAGGTGATTTATGCTTTAAAAAGGTTATGGACAAGGCAGTTGCCATTGCCACACAAGGAAACCTAATGGAAATAGAAACATGTCAAGTATGGCGACACATGAAGCAACATCATTAAGAAGGCAGGggaacaccctggacaggtcgccagtcgaATTCAGGGCCTGTACTAAACACTTAATGCAGAATCAGTACATCAGGTTCAACATgttcaaaacaacaaacaccATCCAGGCTGTTAATACGCCTCAAAATCTAGCAACTGTGATGTGGGTGACTTGCTCATGTGTGCAGGCTTTATCGATGCAGAAGCATGTATTAGAATTTTGGATTCTACCAACAAGGTGCCATCTTTTCTCCAAGAGGTCTGTTATTTCAGCAGAACAATATCAGATCTCAGTTTAAACTACTTACAGCCTGCGTAAAAAAGGAAATAGATTGCttctaaaaaaatgtaacaatcaGTATCCTCAGCACCCACACAAATTAAAGCTCTAATTTAAAGGAGTGACATAATACAACAGTAAACACGtctctcaaccttttttttttttttttttttttgtttcatcagGTTTTAGATGTGTTCATGTTTTCCAAAACACAATTAAGCCAGCCAGTGAAGGCAATCAATTTAATTCCCTCTTATCAGTCTTTTccaaataattcaattcaaaatgctttttttaaatccccGAAGGGACATTAATTAAATGCTAACCAAATCACAATTTAAATTTgttgtttcatttaaaaaaactgcaAATTTTTTTGGAATTGGGATTTGTACATCCACTACTAATATGTTTCATTTAAATACAAAACTATGGTGACAGAATATTTCAGAGacaaacttttattttggaagctTACCCGCACAGCACCGAGCAAACGAATGTAGTCAGCCAATAACTCTGTAAAGATGAAGAAGTCACTGGCTGCCTGCTCCTGATGCAGCTGCTCCATCTTGTCCTCCACCTCTGCCAGCTGGGAGAGGGCCCGCGACAGGGCCGTGTTGTCCTCAGAGTTCCCCAGCATGGCCATACTTTTGGCAAATATGGCTGTGTTCCCACACAGCTCTGTTGTTGcaagaaggaaaagagaaaatgtattTGCTACAGCCGCCACCATCAGTTAAAATAATTTATTATACTCATTACAGAAACTCATCCACACAGAGTTTCACTGTGCGCACCGACACGTTGTGTAAAACATTAATATACAGAGTATCGCAGGTCTGTCCAGCTCAGTGGTAAATGTTCATCTGTAACAGCAATGTGCTGCAGGAAGTTCAGGGAGGAGTGGAGCTTCCTTGTTTGCTAGAATAACTTTACTGCTGTTTTCAGACCCAAAACCTGATTAACAAATTAGCAGCATAGGAGGGGAGAGACAATGTAACTAATCTTTAAATACCATTAAATAAACCTAGCCAACATTCAGACTCATTTCAGGATATTTAAGAACATCTAATGTTTTCCCTCATTGCTGCTCCTATTGTCTCCCTCTTTAGTCCTAATCCCAGATCCAAACTGTTCACTGAGCTGCAGAACTGAGTAGTTTGGATCAGAAGCTGGTCAGCAAGTCCTGATTGATATGGAACTGAATATTAAAAGTCTGTCCAGCTGATGCGCCAACCACTATCTCTAAATTTTTAAGGCCGAAGATTTCTTCTACTGATGACAATCAGCAAAACTGTACAGGTTGTGCAGGTTTTGTATGGGCCACGACCACGATCCGCAGTTTCCTTTACAAATGCTCAGCAGCTGCAGAGGAACTTTCATATGGCTGTTGTGGCACATGCAACTCTCACCATCTGCACCATGTGCAATTTTTGCATCCTTATAAGATCCTTACACACACACTGTGACTTGGATCCGTTTAATCACGTCTAGAACAGTGTGCACAGGCTGTCCGATGATGCCCCCTTGTGTCGTCGGCTATAACCTGATGCAGAGGAATGTAGGTTGCATAATCAGCATGTGGAGCGGTAAATAAGCAAAAAGCAAAAATGAAACGCTGTGTAGTAGCTTTTATATGTGTCcaaaatactataaaaataaatggctAAGGAGAATGTGTTGTTGGTGAAGAGACTAAACTTTGGATATCAGTTTTGGGAAGAGAGCACCGGTACACTGAGATGTGACCAAGACTGCAGATACAGACGTCATGTGCACCAACTTGTTATGTCTTCATGGTGTTgacttctgtttctgtttctcagGGTCTCATAAGCTTAGTTTCTTTTACGTTTTCTCCCATCATAAGGGAATTGCCCTGGGTTGCATTAATACATCTTATTAAGTTAAAATTTAACTGGCTAGTCCGTAGACGGAGTCATAGGATTTCCAGCATGGGCAGTAGATTAAATCATGGGGCCTTTGGTTGCAAGACCAGTGCGATAGTGGTTGTGGCGTCACTCGCATTGTAAGACGTGAGACCGCTGATTTGGACCTGCGTTGACGGATATATCTCCATCATTCTTTCATGACAGCCATCTTTTGTCTGAGACAGCCAAACAGTGTgtggtgatgtttttttttctccaagtgatTTTACAAACCCTCATTTACAATTTGCTTCTATAGACAACGCCACAGTGTTACATAACCATTGTTGGACACATTTAGACGGGGCACCTTGGTGGTAAATTAGTGGATCCCATGCTGTCTGAAAGGGGTATTTGTAGCCCACTAAAGAAGAACATGTGAATGTAGACATAAATAATGCTGTCATACACAGCTGCCCTTTCATTGTAGCACTACATTGAGGAATTAGAGGAGATGAGAGCacatgactaaaaaaaaaattaatttctgaCTGATCAACTggtcaaacaaaaaataaattgacAGATAAGTGGACAACCAAAATAATTATTAGTTGCAAGCCTATTCTTTAGACTAACAGTTTCATCCTTACAAAGTAAGAAGCTGGACAGAACTTTTCTTCACCACAATCTGAAGTCAGTAGAGGTATTTGTATCTCACCCTTCCTGTGATTGACGAGGGAGTCGACCACAGCATGAAGCTTCCTCAGCTGCTGCTCCTCAGCTTCCACCTCCTGGAACTTGTCCTCAAACCACTGAGACACAAcacagggaaaaaagagaaagaagattGTGtgttagaaaacaaaaaacagcaataaaatgacaatttttttgaacagaaaatcaTATGGTTACACTATGCTtcaaatattatataattataatacATGATATTCACATTtataattacaaataaataagATGTGGAGTTTTATATGCATTACAAACTTTGAAATCAAAAGTAATTTCATCATTATCTTATTCACACAGGACTAATGTTACCTCAGGAGCTGAGGGCATTTCAAAACTATGCGGCACAAAATGCAGAcgaattactttactgatgatGCAGCTATCATGATTCCACTAGGACCCAGGCAGAAAAGGCAgccagacaataaaatagaatatAAGACATCACTGAATTACTTGAGATCTGCAGTTTCATGGCATTAAAATGATCCCATATGGTGGGTAATCTGCGGTGGAATCTTTACAGATTACAGGTTCAGTGAATTCAGACTGGATTATTAACACAGATGTACTGCCCATGATATCATAAATGGCTTCCGTAGTTAATACAAATTAATGCAGGTCCCTAGATAATACTAGCCACATGGAAATCAGGCATTAGTTTGTAGACATTTCCTTCACTGCTACACGTGGACATTCACAATGTGAACAATGATTAAATGTTTACAGTTTTTGGTAACATTGCTGATTTAGTTGGATATTTCCAACAACTGATTTTTTTCCAGAGTATTTGACAGATATTTTAACGTATTTTCTGTATGCAGACCACATAACCCACAGTCAACACTGGGATCACTGTGAAGCACTTTATCCAGAGTCCTCTTACAGTGTCAGACTCGTTCATCTTGAGGGTCATCTTGTTGACAGCATCTGATGCCCTGTTGATCATTTTGAGGAAACCAGCTCCACTCAGCGCCTGGGTGTTCACTGCTCTGGGAAGCTGGAAAGGAACACATCACTCACGAGTCAGCTATTGAATTGCCCAGGCAGATATACCAAACTTAATTTCAAattatattttatgtatttatatctatccatctatctaacTACCAAATCAAGAGCCAACTGTGCATTATTATATTCCTACATAAAATATTTTGCCGGACCTTGAAATACTTACATCTTCTCTCTCCAAGAATTCACGGACGTCAGGATCTTGCAGCAACAGTGGGTGAGAAACAACTCTTTGAAGATACCTACACAAACACAGCAGTGGCAGGACCAAGAGAAAAATGCAGATTAAAACTAAGTTTGGTTGAGAACATAAACACACGTGGGTTTAAATTGGACATGGcacactttttcatgttttcagaTCTAATGTTGCAAAAATGTAATCtttaaagctaaaaaaaaaaaaggaaaaatttgtaaaggttttgttttatttctatgcAAAATATATGTACATGTGCATGGAAGTCTCACATAATCAATGGTATGGACTTTATGTTGGGATTTCAACTAGCAATGTCTAAAGGAAGGGATTCCCTTTACTGATCTGATTATGCCATTGACTAAAATGGCCTTAGGTGCGTTTCTACTAGCAGAAGCTCTGACTAGATTTTTCAGGGAACGGCCCTGCAAaatggccttcaggaacctttacgggGCGAAAAGCGTCCCTGTAGTAGAAGAGGTGCTCAGGTTGGCCAACAGGAACTTCCTGGTGGGGGGTCTCTACTGATCAGGACTTACAAATTACTTGCAGCACTCACATGAACATAAACGTTGTGACGCCAGCCCTCTACACCAACGTAGAGGGTTGGCtgggtttctttatttatctcaAATTGCTTTGACCgctaaaaaaacccaacaacaacACCACGAAACAAAACCGCAAGCTTTTGTTTACGCAtttctccttctctttcttcttttgctgTATTATTCTCTTTCATCTCCTTTTATGCTGCGTCCAAAACAGCAAAATATGCACATTACCACCACCTTGTGGTCGGCTGTGCTATTGTTTTCAGTCAATAGTTTTTCTGTGGCGCTACAGCGTAATGGAGACACGCCGGCTGAAGGGGCTGAGGGGACGGTCGGCCTTGTTGGATCTTCCTCCCTGCCGGGTTTACCTTGAATCTCTGCTAATGTTAACACACCTATAATCACCGGTCCAGCCTAAAGGAAACAGCAATATAGTTGGTCTAGGGTTGAGACCATGTTCATTTGAAAAGCAGAGGCCTTCAACAGCACACTAAGATAGGACTGATCAGCTTCTGCTTCATGTACAaaatgttttgcttttgtttcaaTAATGTTTTGGAAGAAATTTGCATTTCGTCTTGAGCAAGGACAAACTTGTTTTAGCTTCAACTGGAATTCTTTAAGAGCCATCCCAAATAGAGATGTTGGCGTGTAATCTTTCCTGTTGTTGTTCCTCCGGTTGACAATTTTCAAACTCCATATTCAATTCTGGTTTAAACACGGACCGCTAGATCTCTTAAAGATAAATAGTCTTTCAATATTGTATTTAATCTCTAAAAGTCTAATTTGGAGCTTGTTTGGTTTGGAGTTCAATGTTTCATTCCTGATGTATTGTTTCAGGTCACACCCCACCCCTTCACGCAAGATTTACAGAAACTTTAAGACAACATCTTGTGTgtgatacttttctttttcgcTCTAAAGTCATTACAAACTATTTGGAGGTATAATGGATGTAAAGCTATGAAGGAGCACCccagataaaaaaacaaaaggccaTCTTATGTATACATTAATAAATGACCCAGATATTATTATCAGTGACTATTTCATTATAtatgaaaaatatataatacTATGAAATCTTGAAGGAGATTTACCTCTCCAGAGCTGCTCTTCTTCTCTCCACAAATTCCACTGACGACGGGTCATCCATTCCCACCTTGACTTTGGTCATTCCTGTTAGTTGAAATGACATTATTTCCAAAACAAAGACAcaccaaagaaagaaagaaaaaaaaagaagtagattatgcaaaacaaaaaaaagcaggtaccCACCTACAACGCTTTTCTCAGGTGGTGGGGGAATAATGCAGCCATGAAATGATTGCTTGACAGACAGCTTTTCATAGAGACCCAGGAAGTCACTGAAACGCCTCCTCACAGAGAAGGTCTTACTCTTGAACATCGTTAGGGAAGTCTGGTGGAAGACACAGAGGGAGGACGTGAAACAGACCATGTAAAAGTACAGATGATGAATCAATCAACATAGGCTTGAGTACAGACCCTGGTGGATACTTTGTAGGCCACATATGCATTCATGCCATCTCCtaaaacaacagaaacattTGGGATACATTAGAGTGGAAATCTAACAAGACTTCAGAAATAAATTAAGATTTCAAAAATGTAGATAGCTAAAATGAGCTGTTATAGTAAACATATCCTGTCAATGAATACTTTCCTAAGAAAAACATCTGTATGAACGGAAAGTTGTGGACAGCTGCAAGATAGTTTATTTTTACTGACCGACTTTCTCAGGGTTGGTAACAGCAACATCCACATCAAACATATCCCtgccctcttcctcctccaactgTAACAAAAGACAGTGTTAATACGGCTCACAGTGTTACTTTAGGTTGCCACGGACATTACTTGGCAATTGAAATgtagacaataaaaaaaagaatgcatTCCATTAATTGTTTCCAGATTCCTGGAAAGCTCCGCTCAGACGTGGCCCGTACCTGCTCCAAAGAGGTGGGCTGCAGCGCTGCAGGGCTCTGGGTGAAGGAAGAGGCAGGCCGAGGGCCAGAGGAGGTCGAGAGATCCTGTCTAGCAGAGCTACTGGACTTGCCTGTGTTTAAATCCTTGTGGGCATCTGGGGAAAGAGGAAGCTTTGGATTAATTAAACTAAgcaacttcaataaaaaaaaagaaagaaagaaatcacaCACTTAACTGTCGCTATGCTTACTTTCAGTTGGTGATTAATGCTATTTAAAACTAGTGCTGAGTGATTTGGGGATAAATATTGCAATTTTTCCCAATAAATACTCCAATTAGAAACAGCAAATGACAACAAGTTCAAATTCAATATTTGCCAGTTTCCTCTGAAACATAGTAGGATACTGacatcaaaaataaaacagttagTTCCAAATATTGCTGTTAAAGGTGGCGCTACCATCTACAAAATCAGGAGGCAGTTAAGATCTTTAAACATCCACACTAAGATTGTTGAAATTTGTACTAGTCTGTGGCAG
This genomic interval from Cololabis saira isolate AMF1-May2022 chromosome 2, fColSai1.1, whole genome shotgun sequence contains the following:
- the LOC133459374 gene encoding sorting nexin-1-like, whose protein sequence is MAASAERNPPPFPGAAEPEPGPCEPAEGDSDEGEDIFVSNRTDPVSVSRGVSQPEQVEEEPADLFSEEEEGSTATARSNGVNSDDDSDLFSHAHKDLNTGKSSSSARQDLSTSSGPRPASSFTQSPAALQPTSLEQLEEEEGRDMFDVDVAVTNPEKVGDGMNAYVAYKVSTRTSLTMFKSKTFSVRRRFSDFLGLYEKLSVKQSFHGCIIPPPPEKSVVGMTKVKVGMDDPSSVEFVERRRAALERYLQRVVSHPLLLQDPDVREFLEREDLPRAVNTQALSGAGFLKMINRASDAVNKMTLKMNESDTWFEDKFQEVEAEEQQLRKLHAVVDSLVNHRKELCGNTAIFAKSMAMLGNSEDNTALSRALSQLAEVEDKMEQLHQEQAASDFFIFTELLADYIRLLGAVRGSFEQRMRAWQRWQEGQSTLQKKREAEAKLLWSNKPEKLQQAKEEITEWEARVTQYERDFDRIGMTVRKEVLRFEKEKAKDFKSQIIKYLEAMLQSQQRLIKFWEAFLPEAKAIA